The proteins below come from a single Bacteroidota bacterium genomic window:
- a CDS encoding TolC family protein has protein sequence MSLTTLLFLLFLAAPALAQVPQDTLPLLTPDEVAARVLAQNPTVLVARLERAIAERDATLGNAGFLPTLSLDATQRRVPTRPDLSFRTDNYLLDASANARVTVFEGLARFARYRGLQAQARARAFDAEATAERVLADALVTYYDVARQQEQLRVLREAVALSDERLRIADGRRTVGAASELEVRRALVDLNADRAALLRQENVLTQSKAFLAQLLDRPGAAFRVADSIAVDRALALAALEDAALASSPDLRAAEASVEASEETRTAVRRELWPRLDLTAGYALSDVTDPLLPPAQAGGFSYGFTATFDLFDANDRRRRLGNADLRTQQQEALLGQARTALLTSLASTHTVYRRSLALVALEEENVEAARQNVTVALERFRLGVSTSLELREVQRALTDTQSRRAAARFEAKQAEIELRTLSSGLLPR, from the coding sequence TTGAGTCTCACCACCCTCCTCTTCCTGCTTTTCCTCGCGGCTCCCGCGTTGGCGCAGGTGCCGCAGGACACGCTCCCGCTCCTCACCCCGGACGAGGTCGCGGCGCGCGTGCTGGCGCAGAACCCGACGGTCCTCGTGGCCCGGCTGGAACGGGCGATTGCCGAGCGCGACGCCACGCTCGGCAACGCGGGCTTCCTGCCGACGCTGAGCCTCGACGCGACGCAGCGACGCGTGCCGACGCGCCCCGACCTCAGCTTTCGGACTGATAACTACCTCCTCGACGCCTCGGCGAACGCGCGCGTGACGGTGTTCGAGGGGCTGGCGCGGTTCGCCCGGTACCGGGGCCTCCAGGCCCAGGCCCGCGCCCGCGCCTTCGACGCCGAGGCCACGGCGGAGCGCGTGCTGGCCGACGCGCTCGTGACCTACTACGACGTGGCGCGGCAGCAGGAGCAGCTTCGCGTGCTGCGCGAGGCCGTCGCCCTCTCCGACGAGCGTCTCCGCATCGCCGACGGACGGCGGACGGTCGGGGCGGCGTCCGAACTCGAAGTGCGCCGTGCGCTCGTGGACCTCAACGCCGACCGGGCGGCCCTGCTCCGGCAGGAAAACGTCCTCACCCAGAGTAAGGCGTTCCTCGCCCAACTCCTCGACCGCCCCGGCGCGGCCTTCCGCGTGGCCGATTCCATCGCGGTCGACAGAGCCCTCGCGCTCGCCGCGCTCGAGGACGCAGCCCTCGCCTCCTCCCCCGACCTACGCGCAGCCGAAGCCAGCGTCGAAGCCTCGGAGGAAACCCGCACCGCCGTCCGCCGCGAGCTATGGCCCCGGCTGGACCTCACGGCAGGCTACGCGCTGAGCGACGTCACCGACCCGCTGCTCCCTCCGGCCCAGGCCGGCGGCTTCTCCTACGGCTTCACGGCCACCTTCGACCTCTTCGACGCCAACGACCGCCGCCGCCGCCTCGGCAACGCTGATCTCCGCACGCAGCAGCAGGAGGCCCTCCTCGGGCAGGCGCGGACGGCGCTCCTGACCTCGCTGGCAAGCACGCACACCGTCTACCGGCGCAGCCTCGCGCTCGTTGCGCTCGAAGAGGAAAACGTCGAGGCCGCACGGCAGAACGTGACCGTCGCGCTGGAGCGGTTCCGGCTCGGGGTGAGCACCTCGCTGGAACTGCGCGAGGTGCAGCGCGCGCTGACCGACACGCAGAGCCGGCGGGCGGCGGCGCGGTTCGAGGCCAAGCAGGCCGAGATCGAACTGCGGACGCTCAGCAGTGGCCTCCTCCCCCGTTGA